ACATTTAAATAAATTTGCTACCCCCAATTTAATTTTTATGAATGATCCGATTTCAGTTATTATAAAGGAAATTAACAGACTTAACCAGTCTAAAAGAAATCAGATAGAACTAATAATTAAATGTTTATCGCTAATAGTATTATTAATATACAAAAATTAGCAAAAAAGTCAAGGAATTTTTTTGTGAATTTAAAATAATTTTTGCGTGAAATTTGATAGCTATCAATATGAAAGATGTACTCCATTTTTGAAGTGGAGCACATCTTCTCAAAAATTTATTTCATCAAAATCATCTTGTTCGTTTTGCTAAAAATCTGATTTTTGCTTACAGCTTTAAAATGATAAAAATAAATTCCACTGACAACTTTTGCGCCGGCATTATCTCTGCCGTCCCATATTGCGAGATGCACACCAGCCGCTTGTTTACCTGAAACCAATTTTCGAACCAGATGGCCATTGATGTCGTAAATTGATAGTGTCACCTGCGCCGGTTCGGGTAATGCGTACTCGATACTTGTCTCCGGATTGAACGGATTGGGATAGTTTTGCGAGAGTGCATAATTGTCAGGGATGGTGTTTTTGTTTATATTTGCTGAAGTTAAAATTATAGAAATTGGTCCATAAAAGGTGTTTTGACCTGTTAAGGCTGTGGATTGTAATTTGTAAAAATAATTTCCTGATTGCTCCGGTGAATCAAGATATGTGTAATTGGTGCCTGTGGTGGCATTCCCTTGCGCAGGAATTAAGTTGTCATTGACTTTTGAATATTCCCCATTTTCTTGCTGGCTGCGGAAAATATTGAAGCCTGCATTATCAGGTTCGGTTTCTGTGCCCCATTGGATCAGGATACCATTTTGATCTAATTCGGCTGTAAAATAAGAAAGTGTTATATTCGTCGGTTGCGGATGTAACGGGATGTTATTATTAATAATGACTGGATCACCAACTTCTAAATGAAAGTCCCAATAATAGGGATTATCCCCGCAATTCCAGTTAGTCATTTTATTACTTGTGCCGTCCTTGCTGCCCGCACCCACAACATAAGGATTGGGATCGGTCGCCGGATCAGGATCAAGTTTGCCGGATTGTTCGCTACAGGTTGAACTTAAATTAAAACCTGATGGGGGATTGTAAGATAAGGTGTAATCTCCATTTTGAGAAATAGTAAACTGATAATAACCACTTGAGCCATCCTGAATAATATTTACCCCTGCTGACGGTGACACCGAAATCGTACCTCCGGAAATAATGTCACCGTTATCTTCATTGTAAATCCAGCCGCTGGGGTCGTAGTCCTGATGGTCAGGAATACCGTCGCCGTCGCGATCTGCGTCTCCTTCTTCAGCATTTTTTACGCCATCATCATCAAAATCATCATCGACCTCTGTGCACGTTGAATCTTCGTAAGGTGCAGTGTCAGGATCGTCGGTGATTTCGTCGTCAAAATTGCTTCCTGAAACAAGTCCTTGATTGCAAAGATGAGTGATATTGGCAGGAATAGAGCTGTTTACGGTCACGTCAAAAGTAATTGTATCAACTCCGGTCGTATTAAGTAACGTGCCAATATTGACTTCAACTTTTGTGTCGCCAGCTCCATTTCCTGAAGTCACAGTGCCTTGCGTTGAGGAGACAGAACCGGTTACCAACGTCGTATTTGCATCAGGCGTGTCGCTAAACACAGCATTTTTGCCGTCTCCGTCGCCAGTATTTGTGACAACGGTTGTATAGCGAATTTGATCGCCAGGGTCGGCAAGACCATCTCCATCGTTGTCCGTTATTAAAGTATCGTCCTTTGTTACATCAACATCCGGGGGCAGAGTTATCGTTACCTGATAATCTTCCACTTCGCCATTCATTGAAAATCCGCCGGGACCAGTTAAGGAGCTAGCGTCTGTGCTGACGCGAAAACGAGCAAATGTAGCTGAAGCAGCACCGGTGGGAACTTGCGGGAAAGTCAACGATACAACTCCCGAAGCGGAAGTCGTGGAAGTCGCTGATTCGCCTGCATCAAAATCCCCGTCACCGTCGTAGTCGATCCACCCTTTGACAGTGGCGGTATTCCCTGTGTTATTAACTACATTAACATCAATAACCGGAATCATGCCTTCGCTTATTTCCAATTGCGCAGGGTCTATTCCGTCTTCGTCGTCTCCGTCTGCGTCTGTATCATCACCGTCGGCATTTGCTGTTCTTTGTCCGTCACTTTCAGAATCTATCAGGGAGCCGAGATATAAATCTGATGAAATTTCATGACGGGGACCGTTATTTGCCAATAAAGTGGGATATTCTTCTGGCTTTGGAGTTACTTGTGGAGCATCTCCATAATCAAGACAGTAATTCGGATACTTAACAATTTTATCACGGTTAATACTAACGAGTAAATCCGCATCTCCATCTCCGTCAATATCAGTGGCATCAATGGCATTTATTGTTTTACCAAATGATGAAATAGCATTTTCACTCCATGAATTTCCATTCTCATACCAGCGAATATTATCGCTTGAATATGAGACAATGTCTAAATCCCCATCTCCGTCAACATCGGTTGCTAAAATATCCTTTTCGTATTTTGCACTATTTGAAACGATTGTCTCATTCCATGAATTACCATTTTCATACCAAAATAGTTTATTATCCGTACCAGAATTCGAAATAACATCAATGTCTCCATCGTTATCAATATCAGCAGCAAAAATTCCAAGTGCAGAAGGATTATTTGTTGTAATTATTGTTTCATTCCAGGAATTGCCATTTTCATACCAGGCAACTTTATTATCAAGGGAAGAAGCGCAAAGGACATCTAAATCCCCATCATTATCAATGTCAGCAGCAAAAAGGGCGGAAGCACCTTGTGCAGTTGTAGTAATTATTGTTTCATTCCACGAGTTCCCATTTTCATACCAGGCAACAGTATTTTCCTCACCGAAAGCAGCAATAATATCCTGATCTCCATCTCCATCGATATCAGCCGCAAAGATATCATATAGACGCGTCAAACTACTTGTAATTGTTGTTTCATTCCACGAGTTTCCATTCTCAAACCAACGGATAGTCACTGGCATATTATTAGCACTCACAACATCAAGGTCACCATCATTATCTATATCAACTGCTAATATTTCTACTACACGGGGAATGTAATTTAAAATGACAGTTTCATTCCATGAATTGCCATTTTCACACCATGATATTTTTGAAGAACCAATACCACCCGAAAAAGCGCAGATTACATCAATATCACTATCTCCATCGATGTCCCCACCTTTAACTCTGAATGGAGAAATAGGAAATTTGGGATTAATAGTTATAACGATGTCATCAGTTCCTGGAATGTATTGATAATTTCCACATCCATTTTCTGTT
This region of Calditrichota bacterium genomic DNA includes:
- a CDS encoding T9SS type A sorting domain-containing protein, with the translated sequence NELNVAVTSNIQIQFSENIDAGTIDENTFNVDGSVTGQISGIYAISNENVTFDPDNDFKNGEIITITLTSGIKDINGKSLLNPFSWQFIIETENGCGNYQYIPGTDDIVITINPKFPISPFRVKGGDIDGDSDIDVICAFSGGIGSSKISWCENGNSWNETVILNYIPRVVEILAVDIDNDGDLDVVSANNMPVTIRWFENGNSWNETTITSSLTRLYDIFAADIDGDGDQDIIAAFGEENTVAWYENGNSWNETIITTTAQGASALFAADIDNDGDLDVLCASSLDNKVAWYENGNSWNETIITTNNPSALGIFAADIDNDGDIDVISNSGTDNKLFWYENGNSWNETIVSNSAKYEKDILATDVDGDGDLDIVSYSSDNIRWYENGNSWSENAISSFGKTINAIDATDIDGDGDADLLVSINRDKIVKYPNYCLDYGDAPQVTPKPEEYPTLLANNGPRHEISSDLYLGSLIDSESDGQRTANADGDDTDADGDDEDGIDPAQLEISEGMIPVIDVNVVNNTGNTATVKGWIDYDGDGDFDAGESATSTTSASGVVSLTFPQVPTGAASATFARFRVSTDASSLTGPGGFSMNGEVEDYQVTITLPPDVDVTKDDTLITDNDGDGLADPGDQIRYTTVVTNTGDGDGKNAVFSDTPDANTTLVTGSVSSTQGTVTSGNGAGDTKVEVNIGTLLNTTGVDTITFDVTVNSSIPANITHLCNQGLVSGSNFDDEITDDPDTAPYEDSTCTEVDDDFDDDGVKNAEEGDADRDGDGIPDHQDYDPSGWIYNEDNGDIISGGTISVSPSAGVNIIQDGSSGYYQFTISQNGDYTLSYNPPSGFNLSSTCSEQSGKLDPDPATDPNPYVVGAGSKDGTSNKMTNWNCGDNPYYWDFHLEVGDPVIINNNIPLHPQPTNITLSYFTAELDQNGILIQWGTETEPDNAGFNIFRSQQENGEYSKVNDNLIPAQGNATTGTNYTYLDSPEQSGNYFYKLQSTALTGQNTFYGPISIILTSANINKNTIPDNYALSQNYPNPFNPETSIEYALPEPAQVTLSIYDINGHLVRKLVSGKQAAGVHLAIWDGRDNAGAKVVSGIYFYHFKAVSKNQIFSKTNKMILMK